Proteins found in one Gemmatimonas sp. genomic segment:
- a CDS encoding AAA family ATPase, with translation MRLLKFRVTGFRSVEDSGWVDTGDVTALIGTNESGKTNLLLPLWKLKPAKDGAIEPVPDYPRARFTDIRNAKEKPAFISALFAVDDVLAADVVARTGATPDVASEVEITRRFDGSFVVSFPKAANKRVMPVAPVLAAMDQATTEIARLDAPKPEEVLHTSLLAAIVTARAEVDVVGATVGAQDLAHARDMLLTVDLEKAPKRSAIVPHFATLLDAITTMLADVTVIDPGQDQAVRTLMVDEMPTFVYYSNYGNLDSEIYLPHVIENMKREGLGSKETAKTRTLKVLFDFVGLKPQEILDLGREPRVNGREPTPQELHTITEQKRERSVLLQSAGTKLTREFKDWWKQGEYRFRFQADGDHFRIWVADDRRPEDIELEARSTGLQWFLSFYLIFLVERADEHADAILLLDEPGLSLHPLAQRDLSEFFENLAKTSSIIYTTHSPFLVDPDHLDRVKAVYVNDAGATVVSPDLRASQSREAQRRSIYPVHAALGLTVSDTLLQGCQVVVVEGQSDQLYLSAMKILLIAAGRITPARELVFVPAGGVRGAAAVIAITTGTEEALPFVLLDSDGPGVKLATQLRTGLYQGAPARVLLADVYAGGLAGAEIEDVVSVAIVSPEVRRLARGQDSDFDEVVQAGVPVVGQIETFAAASGVALELGWKVELAKRVKTKLLRQGAGAVSADTLERWGKLFDAFLTADLT, from the coding sequence ATGCGGCTTCTCAAGTTTCGCGTCACCGGCTTTCGCTCTGTGGAGGATAGTGGATGGGTCGACACGGGGGACGTGACCGCCCTCATCGGCACCAACGAGTCTGGGAAGACGAACCTGCTGCTTCCGCTTTGGAAACTGAAGCCAGCCAAGGACGGCGCCATTGAGCCGGTGCCGGATTATCCGCGCGCGCGCTTCACGGACATTCGCAACGCCAAGGAAAAGCCCGCGTTCATCTCGGCGCTCTTCGCGGTAGATGACGTGCTCGCGGCGGACGTGGTTGCTCGCACCGGCGCAACGCCCGACGTGGCCTCGGAGGTCGAGATCACGCGCCGTTTCGACGGCAGCTTCGTGGTCAGCTTCCCCAAGGCCGCCAACAAGCGCGTGATGCCGGTCGCCCCCGTGCTCGCGGCGATGGACCAAGCAACGACAGAGATCGCGCGCTTGGATGCACCGAAGCCTGAGGAGGTACTCCACACCAGCTTGCTCGCCGCCATCGTCACGGCCCGCGCCGAGGTGGACGTCGTCGGCGCGACCGTTGGCGCGCAGGACCTCGCGCACGCACGGGACATGCTGCTGACGGTCGATCTTGAGAAGGCGCCGAAACGCAGCGCCATCGTCCCGCACTTCGCCACGCTCCTCGACGCCATCACTACCATGCTCGCCGACGTGACGGTGATCGATCCCGGACAGGATCAGGCGGTTCGCACGCTCATGGTCGACGAGATGCCGACGTTCGTGTACTACTCGAACTACGGAAATCTCGACTCGGAGATCTACCTCCCTCACGTCATCGAGAACATGAAGCGCGAGGGCTTGGGCTCCAAGGAGACCGCGAAGACTCGCACGCTCAAAGTGTTGTTCGACTTCGTGGGGCTCAAGCCGCAAGAGATTCTGGATCTCGGGCGCGAGCCGCGCGTCAACGGACGCGAGCCGACACCGCAGGAGCTGCATACAATCACGGAGCAGAAGCGTGAACGGAGCGTGCTGCTGCAGTCGGCCGGCACTAAGTTGACGCGTGAGTTCAAGGACTGGTGGAAGCAGGGGGAGTATCGCTTTCGCTTCCAGGCGGACGGCGATCACTTCCGGATCTGGGTCGCCGATGATCGCCGCCCAGAAGACATCGAGCTTGAAGCCCGGAGCACCGGGCTGCAGTGGTTCTTGAGCTTCTACTTGATCTTCCTCGTCGAGCGCGCCGACGAACACGCCGACGCCATCCTGCTGCTCGACGAGCCGGGCCTCTCACTGCACCCGCTGGCCCAACGCGACCTCTCGGAGTTCTTCGAGAATCTCGCCAAGACGAGCTCCATCATCTACACGACGCACTCGCCGTTCCTAGTCGATCCCGACCACCTGGACCGTGTGAAAGCGGTCTATGTGAACGACGCCGGGGCCACCGTCGTGTCGCCAGACCTGCGGGCGAGTCAGTCGAGAGAGGCGCAGCGGCGCTCGATCTATCCGGTGCACGCGGCACTGGGCCTGACGGTCTCGGACACGCTGCTGCAAGGGTGCCAGGTGGTCGTCGTCGAGGGGCAGAGCGACCAGCTCTATCTCAGCGCTATGAAAATATTGTTGATCGCGGCAGGCCGGATCACTCCCGCGCGTGAGCTGGTGTTCGTCCCGGCGGGCGGGGTACGCGGCGCCGCCGCGGTCATCGCGATCACGACGGGCACGGAGGAAGCACTTCCTTTTGTGTTGCTCGACAGCGACGGGCCGGGCGTCAAGCTCGCCACGCAACTGCGTACTGGTTTGTATCAGGGTGCGCCAGCGCGGGTGTTGCTCGCCGACGTGTACGCGGGCGGCCTCGCCGGCGCCGAGATTGAGGATGTGGTCTCCGTGGCCATCGTGAGCCCGGAGGTGCGACGTTTGGCGCGCGGTCAGGACTCGGACTTCGATGAGGTGGTGCAGGCAGGCGTTCCGGTGGTCGGACAGATCGAGACGTTCGCCGCGGCGTCCGGGGTCGCGCTGGAACTCGGCTGGAAGGTCGAGCTGGCGAAGCGGGTGAAGACCAAGCTCCTGCGACAAGGCGCCGGCGCGGTGTCGGCGGACACGCTGGAGCGCTGGGGCAAACTGTTCGACGCGTTCTTGACGGCGGACCTTACGTGA
- a CDS encoding recombinase family protein has product MTFSSAVVSPLKLAISYARQSIDFEEGIDRQHEVNAQIAEKLGYTIPKSPEYRFRDNKVSGTTTRRPGFDPMIDMITNRRTMACALFVRERDRLGRWNNPKRHAYYSVLCADHGVPIIESTNIDQTDWESDLSNNIEWRMLNDCMASLHARRERINIISKTNQGTRARIKLGFYTLKRPFFGTERWLVDEQTRRPIKRLTPGQAESRAGARVALRWATDGSLEVVREIFTWLGTGRSLGWIARHLTTRGTPVPGARYGLSTPGQPWHKEVVRSVARNPIYYGDLLYGRTSRRYQGQTPVAATEAKTTEFGMILYAGFMEDPPIGRSEWELVQTHLDQNTADRQARFNAKRSYPLGGAICCAACQCNYQGFQSAVDAHGVRRRYYRHDASSPRRRAHCVWQGRYVNASELESNANDLLRALLSSGTFASLLRDAVGSANSRGDGSQSESALRQAQKRAASFAAKLRNANAAILRTESVAAIRDLESQRDEFARQLEASHSRAAELARAPDQIAQLLHALPQVASTLNTFRTTTGDATSESMTSLLRYMIPKVLLDLDRMEVVYRVRATPRAQGIIANRP; this is encoded by the coding sequence ATGACGTTTAGCTCCGCAGTAGTAAGTCCGCTGAAGTTGGCGATAAGCTATGCCCGCCAAAGCATCGATTTTGAGGAAGGCATTGACCGACAGCACGAAGTGAATGCGCAGATCGCGGAGAAGCTCGGATACACGATACCGAAGTCGCCCGAGTATCGATTCAGAGATAACAAGGTTTCGGGCACGACCACGCGGCGTCCAGGTTTCGACCCGATGATCGATATGATCACTAATCGACGCACTATGGCGTGCGCTCTCTTCGTTCGCGAGCGCGACCGGCTGGGCCGATGGAATAACCCAAAGCGCCACGCTTACTACTCGGTATTGTGTGCAGACCATGGAGTTCCAATCATTGAGAGCACCAACATTGACCAGACTGATTGGGAGTCCGACCTGTCAAACAATATCGAGTGGCGAATGCTGAATGATTGCATGGCAAGCCTGCATGCTCGCCGCGAACGCATCAATATTATCTCCAAGACGAATCAGGGTACTCGTGCACGAATCAAACTAGGGTTCTATACGCTGAAGCGCCCGTTCTTCGGTACCGAGCGATGGCTTGTTGACGAGCAAACGCGGCGACCAATTAAGCGCCTTACTCCCGGACAGGCCGAGTCGCGCGCGGGCGCACGCGTGGCGCTTCGATGGGCCACCGACGGGTCGTTAGAGGTCGTACGTGAGATATTCACGTGGCTTGGCACCGGCCGCTCTTTGGGTTGGATTGCCCGTCACCTTACCACGCGCGGTACGCCGGTCCCGGGCGCACGCTACGGGTTGTCCACGCCCGGCCAGCCGTGGCACAAGGAGGTAGTTCGCAGCGTGGCGCGCAACCCGATCTACTACGGAGATCTACTCTACGGCCGTACTAGCCGGCGTTATCAAGGTCAAACTCCGGTTGCAGCGACAGAAGCGAAGACCACGGAGTTCGGCATGATTCTGTACGCGGGCTTCATGGAGGACCCTCCAATCGGCCGAAGCGAATGGGAACTTGTTCAAACCCATCTCGATCAAAACACTGCTGACCGGCAAGCACGGTTCAACGCGAAACGCAGCTATCCGCTGGGGGGAGCGATCTGCTGCGCGGCCTGTCAGTGCAACTACCAAGGCTTTCAATCTGCTGTGGACGCTCACGGTGTACGACGACGCTATTACCGTCACGACGCGTCGTCACCGCGTCGTCGCGCGCATTGCGTATGGCAGGGACGATATGTTAACGCATCGGAGCTTGAGTCGAATGCCAATGATCTGCTGCGAGCGTTGTTGAGCTCCGGAACCTTTGCCAGCCTTCTGCGCGATGCGGTCGGTAGTGCCAACTCCCGTGGGGACGGTTCGCAGAGCGAATCTGCCTTAAGGCAAGCGCAAAAGCGAGCGGCGAGCTTCGCGGCGAAACTCCGTAATGCCAACGCAGCGATTCTGCGCACCGAGAGCGTCGCTGCCATTCGCGATTTAGAGAGCCAGCGCGACGAGTTCGCGCGCCAGCTCGAGGCATCGCACTCACGGGCTGCGGAGTTGGCGAGGGCACCGGACCAGATCGCGCAGCTATTGCACGCGCTCCCACAAGTCGCCAGCACACTCAACACATTCCGAACTACAACGGGCGACGCGACGTCTGAGTCCATGACATCGTTGCTTCGATACATGATCCCAAAGGTGCTTCTGGACCTTGATCGCATGGAGGTGGTCTATCGAGTCCGTGCCACGCCGAGGGCTCAAGGCATCATCGCGAACCGGCCTTAG